DNA sequence from the Patescibacteria group bacterium genome:
AATGATGGCGATAACGACCAATAACTCAATTAAAGTAAACCCTCTTTGTTTTCTCATATTTCACCTCCCCTCTTTATTTCCCTTCAATTCGCCAGCTTAGTCCCAATGATTAAGATAGCGACCGGGAGAATAATTTATTAATTTTAATTATATCTTAAATATCAAAGAAGCGCTTATCCACATTATACCATAAAAAACAACAATAAAAAATCTACCAACCTCTGATTATTTGCACCTGCGCGCTCTCTTCAACGTTGTAGGCCAAGACATATTGGCTGCCGCCGGCATTGGAAACATAACGGTAGGTATAAATTCCCTCGTTTTTTGGATCAACCGGCAATTCGCTCATATAGGGTTTGGATTGGCTTATCAGGCTGTCAGATAGAGTTCCGCTATAACAACCGACCGTAGCCCCAAAATCTTCCGCTCCCTCATCCCAGGTTCCGCACTTGGGGTATTCCAGATTATCATCATAATAAAGGTATATGGCGATTCTCATTTGGGTCATATCGGCTTTCCTTTTGGCATCCCGCGCTTTAACCCTGGCGCTATTAAGGGAAACGACCGAAAAAGAAGCCAGAATGCCGATTATACTGATAACCACCAAGAGCTCAATCAGGGTAAATCCCCTGCCTTTGTGCGGAGCTAAGCCAAATTTTGGTGCCGAAGTAAACCATTTTGATAATTTTTTTTGTTTCATAATTTTTATTCTACGAATTATAAAGCCTATACAAACTTACGAATATATATAAAATTCATATTAGTATTTGTAAATTCGTAATAAATTTGTAATTCGTAGGGTATTTAGAACTGGCTGGCCAAATTATACATCGGCAAAATTATGGCCGCTACCATAATGCCGACGGCTATCCCCATAATTATCATGATTATTGGCTCCATCAGGGTCATGAGGTTGGCTACAACGTTATTTATTTCTCTGGTATAAAAATCGGTTATCCGGGCAAGGATTATATCAAGCTTTCCGGTTTTTTCTCCGATAGCCATCATTTGGGAAACCATTTTCGGTATTTCTTCGCTCTCTGCGAAAACGCCGGAAATGGAATCGCCGGCCTCAACCGCTTGCGAGGTTTTCTCTATTAAATCCTTATAAATCTCGTTGCCTACCACTTCGGAAGTTATTTTTAAGCTCTTGGTAATCGTTACCCCGCCCGTAATCAAGGTATTCATTGACCGGGTAAAACGGACCAAATAAATTCTCTGGAACAATTTGCCGAAAATCGGCACCTTTAGCCTAAAAAAATCAAACTGTTTTTTACCCCTTGACGTTTTGACATAAAATCTTAAGCCAATGGCCAAAATAACCAAAACAACCGCAAGCAGCCACCAATAAGCCGCTAAAAAATCAGAAGTGCCGATTAAAATTCTTGTGACTAGAGGCAGGGTCGCTCCGGTTTCCGATAAAATACCGGTTAATTTCGGCACCACAAAGACCATCATTACCACTCCGACTACCCCCAGGCCGACAAGGACAAAAATCGGATAAATCATAGCTCCCCTTATTTTGCTTGTCATATCATAATCTTTCTCCATTTCATCGGCCAGATAATTCAAAACTTCGTCTAACTTTCCCGAGGTTTCGCCCGACTTGACAACATTGATGTAAAAATCGGAAAAAATTTTGGGCCGCTTGGCCAGGGAATCGGAAAGGCGCAACCCGCCGTCCACCTCATCGGCCATTTCGGAAACAATCATCTTCAGGGTGATATTCTCCGTCTGCTCAATCAAAATCCTCAAAGCCTGCACCAGGGCGACATTAGCGGAAATCATAACAGAAAATTGGCGGGAAAAAATTACCAAATCTTTGGTCTTGACCCTGTCCAAAACAGACAAAAACCTTGATTCTCTCCTGCCTTCCGAATGTTTTTTTATGGAAATAATGGAAAGACCCCTTTCTTGCAAAGTTTCCGCGGCAAATTTTTCATTAGCCGCGTCTATAAGGCCATCCACCTTCTTTCCCTCGGAATTTAAAGCTTTAAACTTAAAAATCGCCATAAATATAAATCCAATTCGTAGTTTTTATTAAATATTTGGTTTTATTTTTTTTGCTTCTTCCTGGGAAACCTCCCCTTTTTTCAGTAAATCATCAATGGATTTCTCCATACTGATCATGCCTTCTTCCCGGGAAGTCTGAATAATGCTTTCTGTTTGATAAATTTTGCCTTCCCTGATCAAAGATTTAATGGCCGGATTTATAATCAAAACCTCGCTGGCCAAAGCCAAACCTCCGCCCAGACGGGGAATTAATTTTTGGGTAACAATACCGACCAAAACATCGGCTAAGCTGAAACGGGCCGCTTCCGGGGAAATTGTTGTTCTGGCCGCGTCTAAAATTTTTTCTATCACCCTTATTGAATTAACCGCATTCATCTCCAGAAGAACCAAAGAATTTCCGGCCGCCAGCTGCAAGACAAGGGGAATGGCGGCGGCAAACTCTTTTTTCATCTCATCAACGTAAACTAAATCAACATCCTCGTCCAGGCAATGCTTCAGGCCGGCCGTATAGGACTTCACATCTCGGCCGATTTGCCTTTGTTCAATAACGCTTTTCTTGTTGAGGAATAAATATTCAATCGGGTCTTCCAGGGTAATAACATATTTTTTCTCCCTTTGGTTCAAATCTTCTATAAAAGCAGCCACCGTTGAAGTCTTTCCGGAGCCGTTGGGCCCGGCCACGATTAACAGCCCGGAGTTTAGATTGATCTTTTCTTTGAACGCGGCGGGCAATTTCAGGTCTTCCAGGCTCCTGGTAACAGCCGGAATATAGTTAAAAGAAATGGTCGGCAAATCTTTTTGGTAAAAAATATTTACCCGAAAACGGAAATCGCCGGCAAAATTTTTTACCACCACTATTTCCCTCTCCTCTTGCAAACGCTTGGCTTCATCTTCACCAACAAAAGAACCGATGATTTTGTTCAATAACTCCGAAGTCAAAATGCTTTCCTTTTCCAGGGGAATTAATTTATCATCAATTCTGGCTATTGGTTGGCTGCCAACGGAAAAATGAAGGCTGGAAGCCCTTCTTTTGGCCGCTTCCGCCAGTATTCTGTTTAAAAAAATAGATGGCACTTCCATAATAATTCAAATAATATAGTAATATTCAAATGCTTCGAATATTCATAACGCCTCCACTTCCCGCAAAAACATTTGAAGCATTTGAATGAATTTGTAGATTTGAATTATACTACTTATTTGTCAGTTTTTTAATTTTTTCAACCACTTCCGAGGGCATGAAATGGGCCTTTATCAAATAATCATCCGCTCCCATGGAAAGCCCCTCTTTTACCCTTTCTTTCTGGCTCAAATTAGTAAGCAAAATCACGGGGATATCGCGGGTCTTCTTATCCGCTTTTAAGGTTTTCAAAACCTCAAAGCCATCCATCCGGGGAAGCATTACATCCAACAAAATTATATCCGGGAGCTCCTTTATGGCCAGCTTTACCCCTTTTTCTCCGTCTTCAGCTGTTATTACTTTAAAATTTTCCGTTTCAAATTTCGTGTTATACATGCTCAACAAAAAAGAATCATCCTCCACTAACAAAATCTTAATTTTGGGCGAACTGCCTGGTTGATAATTTTCGTTTTTCATATTTTTAAAATATATTTTAAAGCTAAACTTCTCGCGAAAAGATAAGTCGGGTTAATCCTGGATAACCCTTAAAACTTCTTCCATAGTGGTTTCTCCCCGCAGGACTTTCATAATCCCATCCTGCTTCATACTGACAAAGTCCTGGCTCTCTTTCGTGCTATCAAAACGTAAAATTTTATTTTTGTCCATTATTATATCCCTTGTCCTGTCGTTAATATCAAGAGCCTCAACAATGGCGATGCGGCCGCTATAGCCGGAATTGCCGCAGCGGGGGCAGCCAACCCCCTTGAAAAAAACTGTTTTATCCAAACTTACAAAATCTTTGACCAGCTCTTTTATCGCGTTCTGCGGCATTTTTTTCATCTCGTTTTCCATATCAGCCAAAATATCTTCGGGAAGCTTTTCCTCTTTTTTGCAATGCGGGCAAATTTTTCTAGCCAGCCTTTGGGCGATTATCACGTTAAGGGTCGAGCCCAAGAGGAACGGTTCCACTTTCATGTCCAGCATCCTGGCCACAGCCCCCACGGCATCATTGGTGTGGAGAGTGGACAAAACGAAGTGTCCGGTTAAGCTGGCGTGAATCGCCAATTCGGCCGTTTCGTTGTCTCTTATTTCCCCAACCATTATAATATCGGGGTCTTGGCGCAACAAAGAGCGTAGCCCGTTGGCAAAACTAAAACCGATTTCCGGCCTGGTTTGGGACTGGTTAATGCCTTTTATAAAATATTCTACCGGGTCTTCCAGGGTGTAAATATTAACTCCCTCCTTGTTAAGCATATTTAAAATAGCGAACAAAGTGGTGGATTTTCCAGATCCGGTCGGACCGGTAACCAAGAGCATGCCGGTGGTTTTCTTTATATTTTCTTTTATAATCCTTAAGGCCCGGCCGTCAAATCCCAATTCTTCCAGGGTCGGGGCGCCGGTGGTGGTATCCAATATTCTCATCACGACTTTTTCCTCATCAATTAGGGGCATAACTGAAACTCGAAAATCAATCTTCTTTTCCCCCATTTCTATATTTATCCGACCGTCCTGGGGAAGCCTGGTTTCGTCTAATTTTAAATTGGCCATTACTTTAACCCTGGCCACAATGGCGTTGTGGATATCTCTGGGCAGAACCAAAGAGGTGTGAAGAACGCCGTCTATCCGATAGCGGACTCGGCTCTCTGTTTGGGTGGGCTCAATATGGATGTCGCTGGCCCTGCCTTCCACGGCATGCCTGATTATAACAGAAACGATTTTGGCCACCGGCGCGCTTTTTATAACCTCTTCCAGGTCTACCCCGCTTTCTTTCGCCTTTTTGCGCGCGCCCTCTTCCTCCTTGGCATGGGTCTCCAGAGCTTTGCCGATTTCGCTTTTCAAATTACGGTACTGTTTAAAAACTTTATCAAAACTCGGCCCGGAAATCAGATAATACTCTACCCGAAATTTTTCTTCTTTGGCTAAAAAATTAACCGCCTCCATCGCCTTAAAATTTTCCGGATCCGTTAAACCGACTTTTATTTTATTGCCGCTCTTGTCAAAACAAATAATCTTGTAATTTTCCGCCGCTTCGAAAGAAATGATGTTAATCACCTCGTTGCTCACCTCTCTGTCAAGGAGATTCTGATAGGGAAGGCCGTAAACTTTCGCCTTGATTTGCGCCATTTCCTCGGAATCAATCAATTTTTCCGCGACTAAAACATCTTCTATTTTTTTCCCGGCGGCGTCAGCTTTCCCCTTTATTTCCAATAGGCTGCTTTCGCTAAGGTTTTTGCTTTCTTTTAATAGTTTTAAAAAATCCTCCTGTCTGCCCATATTTTAAACAATAAAATAATATAAAAACTTCAAAAATCTGGGTAGTTTTATATTTCCATTTTATTTTATTATCTTATTATTTTATTATTTTAATCGGAAGTAAAGGGATTGCTCTTCCCGGCCTCAAAATTTTCTTCCTCTACGATGTTTTCCCTTAACTTTTTGAATTTTGCTTCAGACAACAAGCCCAAATCAAGCAGTTCCTTTTCCTTGTCCGGATCTTTAATTTCTAAATTTTCCCCGCTTCCTTCTCCGGAACCGACGGCTTCTTCCGGCCCGGTTTCCTCAAAAAAACCCTCTGAACTGTCGCCTTCCCGCCAATCCATCTCTGCCGGCAATTCAATATTCGCCGACTTTTTGGCCGCGGTTAAGGAATAATTTTTATAAATAAAAAATCCCGTCCCCATAACCATAAAAGCGATAACGGCTATATATATTATTAATTTGTTTTTTTCTATTTTTTTGGGGGCTAACATATTTTTATCCCGCGCTTTTCCGCGGGAAGAGAACTCCCGCCGAAAAAATTTAAATTAACTTTTTGTCTCCGCAACTGAAACTGGCGGGCATTTAAAAACGCGGGGCTTATTCTTTCAAATAATAAGTATAAAAAACCAGCTGAACCGATTCGTCTCCGGGGTTAAAATCCACGCTAACCACATCCATGAGCATCAAATTATTCTCTATTGAGGTTAAAAAACTTTTCAGGCCGAAATAGTCAACTCCCAAAACCTCAAAAGTAACTTTTATCCTCCCGATTTCCGGCGGCAAAGATCCGGCCGCTTTTTCCTCCGTTACTTCCCGGCTTATTTTCTGGCCGCCGCTTTGGCTTTCTTCTCCGGACTCAATTTTCAATGATTTCAAAAATAGGCCGTTCTTTCTGGCGATCGCCTCCACCTGGCCAAATAATTCCTCCGGCACATCTTTTCTCTTCAAAATATAATCAATCTTATTTATTTCGCTTGTTTTAACGCTTCTAAAAACCGAGATTAATTTCTTCAAATCATCCAAATGCTCCTGCCTCTCCAAATATTCCCTTTCCTCGCCCGACCGGCCATCCTTGGTTAGCCGGGCAATCTCTTTGTATTTCGGTTTAAGCAAAATAAAATAACCCAGAACCAAAACCACCAACACGAAAAAGATGACCAGCCACTTAAAGTATCTGACCAAAAAAACATTTATCTTTTGCCTAGTTTGGGCTTTTTTGCCGTTTTTCTCGTTGTCCATAGGTTAAAAAATATTTGCCCGATGGATAATGGCGGTTTTATTGAACCGAAGTGAAAATAGACGGATCTATGACCAATTTCAAATCAAAGGCGACCCCGTCAATGTCACCCGCCTTGTTTCCTCCCGTGGAAATCCCTGCCTGATTAACGCTAACCACGGAAACATATTCGCTGGCAAGAAGCCTTTTCACCTGGGCCTGGATGGCGCTGAAACTTTTAGCGCTGGCGGAAAGATTGTATTTGCCCTTATTATCTCCCGAAAAGTCGGAATAATAAACGTCGGTTAAAGTATTCTCTTCCAAAAAACCGAAAAAATTAGTCCAATAAACATGCTGGTCCAACAAAGAACTGGCCAAATTTAATTTTTTCTTAAAAACTAAAACTTTTTTCGCTTCTTCCTCAATTTTTGCTATTTCTTTGTCTAACTCGGAAAACTGCTCAACAAAATACCGGCTTTCTTTGCTCTTTTGGCTCCCCCGCCAGGATAACCAGCCATAGGCGGCCCCCACGGCTAAAGCGGCCAAAACCATATAAATAAGAAGGAGGGAAATATTTTTCTGCCAGTCAAAAAAAATGGTAACTTCATCCTTTATTAAATTGGTTTCTAAAGTTTCTCCGCCGTTGTTTTCTTTTTTCTCTTCGGCTTTAACGGGTTGGGAAACGGTTTCTTTCCCCGCCTCTCCCTGCCGGGGGCTGATTTCCTTTTCCTTCGCCGGGGGCTGTTCCCGGCTCGGTTTTTCTTCCGGGCCTTTGCTTATTTTCAGGTTCTTCCCGAATTTTTTAAAAGCGGAAACCGCCGGCTTGAATAAATTTGTCAGCGCCGACACCGCCTTTATTTCCCTTATTTCCCTTTTTTTCGTCGGGGAAATTTTTTCTTCTCCCGTTTCTTCGGCTTTGCCCGCGGCCGGCGGATGGCTGGCCGACTTTTTCTCTTCGCCAATAAGCTTCAAAAGTTCTTTGCGCGACTGCTTTAATTTATTTCTGTCAGCCAAATTGTCAGGATGAACCGCTTCTTTCCCCGCCTTCTTTTTTCTGAAAAAACCGGCATTAAAAAAGTCGGGTAAATAGCTTTTTATCCCCCTTTTTTCTCCGGGTAGCTTGGGCGACGGCCCTTTCTTTTCCGGGCTGGACCACTTTACTTCCGCGCCCGGAGCCTCCCCTTTCTTTTTCGCCCCGAAGATTTTTTTCTTCTTTTCTTCCTCCGGCAAAAAATCTATATCCATATCTTAAATTAAAATAAAAAATCAAAAATGGAAAAAACACCTTCTTAATTTCTAATTCACCTAATTCTTAAATTTATTAGTTTATTAAATCAATGAATTAATAAATTATGTCTGAAATTAGAAATTTTCTGTCATTTGTATCGGCGAAACCGCTCTTTGCCAGACTATTTCGTTTCTCTCATCGCCAGACCGATAGCGACCGATAATTTCGGCCCTATTTCGGAAATAACCGGACCCAAATCAACCGGATAAGAAATTCTGGTCCAAGGATCGCCGATAATTATATTCATATTGAAAATTTTCGTCAAATAATTTACAAAGTTGGGCAGAAGCGAAGAGCCGCCGGATAAAACCAATTTTTCCACCTTCCTGTTGTTCTTGCTCTCAAATAAGTTAATCATGTATTTTATTTCGTTGATGATGGGGCCAACCGTTTCCGTAATAGCCTTCGGCACAATATCCTCGCCGGAATCCGACGAGCTTATCCCCAAATCATATTTGAATTGCTCGGCCCTTTCCAATCCTACGCCCAGATTATTGCCGATGGCCTTGGTTATGGCCAATCCGCCGACATCTATGCTGCGGGAGAGAACGGGAATGCTTTCGCTGATGATGGAAATATCGGTCGTGCTCATTCCCACTTCAACTATCATTACCGTTGATTTGTCGTTTCCCAACAAAGACCTGATCAAAGAGAAAGTTTCCGTCTCCAGGCTTAGCAGGCTGATTTGGGCTTCCTTAAAGACGCTGATATATTTTTTCACCAAAGATTTTGGCGCTCCGGTCAAAAGTATCTTTACGTTTTTGTCTTTCTTGTCTCCGCTTTCTATTTTTTTCCAATCCAAAACCATCTCCTCCAAGGGCAAAGGGATGACTTTTTTGGCCTCCCAATGGACGGCAGAGGCAAAATCCTTCTGGTCCATATTGGCCAAACTGATAATCGAAGAAAAAACGGAAAAAGTCGGAAGAGCCGTTATGGCGCTGCGACTCACGGTTTTTGCTTTTTTGCAAATTTCATTTATGACTTTGGCCGTGTATTTAATGTCGGTTTGCCAGTCTTTTCTCTCAATCTCCCCTAAATTTTCGGTAAAGCCGTAAGTCAAAAGCCGCAACCCCCCCGCTCCCTTTTCCAACTCAACAACCTTTATGCTGGCCGTGCCAATATCAATTCCCAAATGGCTTTTCTCTGAAGAAAATAAACCCATAATTTTATCTTAAATACCCCCAAAGACCCCGGGGGGTCCGCAATGGGGTTTTAATATTTTAATCGCTTGGAATTTATATGTTTATATTATATAATACAATTAGAAATATAACAAAAATTTTTACCAAAGACGCCGGGAATAAATAAACTCCGGAGAAAACTTCCACTGTTAATTATAACATAAATTAATAAATTAACAAAATAAACTAACTTCATATGAATTTCTTTGTCAAATATAAAAAAATCATGCTGGTCGTAATTTTCCTGGCGGTTGTTTTTGTCTTTGGTTATCTGCTTTACGCTTTATTTTTTAAATTGCCCGAAGAAGAAGCTGTTCCCTCCCCGCCGGTCTCCACCACGACGCCGGCCGGTTTGCCTATTGCCGAGATTGGCCCGGGGCAGGTGGTTGAAACAGGAGAGGCCAGGCCTTTGCCGGAAGGAGAAGCGGGGGAAGAAATCGCCAGTGAAAGAGCCCTGGGCGGCATTACCCAAACGGTTGAATTAAACAGGGACAAGACTCTGGCCGCGACCCTAACCGGCGACGGCTCCAATCTGCAATATTATAGCCAAACAGACGGAAAATTTTATAAAATAGACAAGGACGGGCAGGCAACGGTTTTATCCGACAAAATTTTCCACAATGTGGAAACCATAAAATGGGCGCCGGACAAAAACAAAGCGATTTTGGAATACCCTGACGGCGCCAATATCATCTATAACTTTTCCACGGGCAAACAGATCACTCTGCCCACCCACTGGAAAGATTTTGATTTTTCCCCCGACAGCGGCCAAATCGTGATGAAAAGCATCGGGCTCGACCCTGATAACCGCTGGCTGGCCATAACCAACGAAGACGGCTCCAAAACCAGGGCGATTGAAGCAATTGGGGAAAAAGATGCGACCGTCTACCCGTCCTGGTCCCCCAATAACCAAATTATCGCCATGTACACCGAGGGGATTGATTTTGACCGACAGGAAGTCTTCTTTGTCGGGCTGAATGAAGAGAATTTTAAATCCACGGTTATTGAAGGCCGTGGCTTTATCCCCCAATGGTCGCCGAAAGGAGACCAACTCCTCTATAGCGTTTATTCGTCAAACAATGACTTAAAACCCATGCTTTGGATTGTCGGCGCCCAGGGCGACAGCATCGGAGCGGGCAGAAAAAGCCTTGGCCTGGAAACCTGGGCGGACAAATGCGCTTTTGCTTCAACAACCGAGCTTTATTGCGCCGTACCCCGAGAATTGGAAAGCGGTTCCGGGCTTTTTCCGGAATTGGCGGCAAACACCCCGGACCGCCTTTATCAAATTGACATAACAACTGGTTTAAAAAAATTAGTGGCTATTCCTGACGGCGACTACAATATGTCGGATTTAATCATTTCAGGCGACGGAAGCTACCTTTATTTTACGGACAAAACCACGCAAAGGCTCAATAAAATAAATTTGAAATAAACGGTATTCGCAGGGGTTTAGCCCCGAAGCTTCGGGGCTAAACCCCTTTTTGCCCAATCTCTTGCCTCTCCTGAATTTTTTAAAAAGTTCTGAAAAGCATTTTCTCCAAATTTTTTATCTTATTTTAGCTAAAAAATAAACAAGTTCGTATATAACTCGTTATACGCCATTTCGCCCTATACCAATAAACAACTATGAACAATAAAACAACTCAACAAGTGGAAGATTATGTTAAAAGTATTATGAGTAATGAAGTGGCTCATGATTTTAAACATGTTGATCGCGTAAAAAATTGGGCTTTGCAAATTGCCAATAAGGAAGGTTTTGAAGATTTAGAAGTGGTAGTAATTTCAGCCTTAATGCATGACATTGGATTGACACAAGCCGAGAAGCGTAGCTTGCATGGCGAGGTTGGTGCTGAAATAGCCGCAAAATTTTTAAAAGAAAATAATTTGCTCACACAAGATAAAATTGTTGAGATTTGCAATGCGATAAAATATCACAATAAAAATCGCGAGGGTGATGGCAAATTATTAAAAATTTTGCGTGATGCGGATATGATGGATTTGTTTGGTGCGGTTGGTATTATGAGATCTTTCACTTCTAAATCTTCAAAACCAGAATATGATGTCGCCGATATTAAGGGTGAAACGTGGCAAATGCAAGCGGTTGATTTTGACAGACGCTTTGATAGTGGAATTGGTATTGGCAATTTTATTGTAGACCAAATCAACTTTCAAATTAGTTGCTATGATAATTTAAGCACTGAATCGGCGAGACAATTTGCAAAGCCAATTGTTGAATTTATGACAGATTATATTAAACAGCTTGATATTGAAATCAACGACGGGCGAAACAGCGTATAACAGCGTGTATGAGGTTCAAGAAAAAGTGCGTTAAATAATTTTCAAAGGTTGCACTTTTTCATTCACCCAAATTTCGCCTCCTCTATTGATAAAAAATAAGGAAGTCGGCGAAACTTCTCATACACGCGAACGTTGT
Encoded proteins:
- a CDS encoding response regulator, with protein sequence MKNENYQPGSSPKIKILLVEDDSFLLSMYNTKFETENFKVITAEDGEKGVKLAIKELPDIILLDVMLPRMDGFEVLKTLKADKKTRDIPVILLTNLSQKERVKEGLSMGADDYLIKAHFMPSEVVEKIKKLTNK
- a CDS encoding HD domain-containing protein gives rise to the protein MNNKTTQQVEDYVKSIMSNEVAHDFKHVDRVKNWALQIANKEGFEDLEVVVISALMHDIGLTQAEKRSLHGEVGAEIAAKFLKENNLLTQDKIVEICNAIKYHNKNREGDGKLLKILRDADMMDLFGAVGIMRSFTSKSSKPEYDVADIKGETWQMQAVDFDRRFDSGIGIGNFIVDQINFQISCYDNLSTESARQFAKPIVEFMTDYIKQLDIEINDGRNSV
- the pilM gene encoding type IV pilus assembly protein PilM, encoding MGLFSSEKSHLGIDIGTASIKVVELEKGAGGLRLLTYGFTENLGEIERKDWQTDIKYTAKVINEICKKAKTVSRSAITALPTFSVFSSIISLANMDQKDFASAVHWEAKKVIPLPLEEMVLDWKKIESGDKKDKNVKILLTGAPKSLVKKYISVFKEAQISLLSLETETFSLIRSLLGNDKSTVMIVEVGMSTTDISIISESIPVLSRSIDVGGLAITKAIGNNLGVGLERAEQFKYDLGISSSDSGEDIVPKAITETVGPIINEIKYMINLFESKNNRKVEKLVLSGGSSLLPNFVNYLTKIFNMNIIIGDPWTRISYPVDLGPVISEIGPKLSVAIGLAMRETK
- a CDS encoding GspE/PulE family protein, with the translated sequence MGRQEDFLKLLKESKNLSESSLLEIKGKADAAGKKIEDVLVAEKLIDSEEMAQIKAKVYGLPYQNLLDREVSNEVINIISFEAAENYKIICFDKSGNKIKVGLTDPENFKAMEAVNFLAKEEKFRVEYYLISGPSFDKVFKQYRNLKSEIGKALETHAKEEEGARKKAKESGVDLEEVIKSAPVAKIVSVIIRHAVEGRASDIHIEPTQTESRVRYRIDGVLHTSLVLPRDIHNAIVARVKVMANLKLDETRLPQDGRINIEMGEKKIDFRVSVMPLIDEEKVVMRILDTTTGAPTLEELGFDGRALRIIKENIKKTTGMLLVTGPTGSGKSTTLFAILNMLNKEGVNIYTLEDPVEYFIKGINQSQTRPEIGFSFANGLRSLLRQDPDIIMVGEIRDNETAELAIHASLTGHFVLSTLHTNDAVGAVARMLDMKVEPFLLGSTLNVIIAQRLARKICPHCKKEEKLPEDILADMENEMKKMPQNAIKELVKDFVSLDKTVFFKGVGCPRCGNSGYSGRIAIVEALDINDRTRDIIMDKNKILRFDSTKESQDFVSMKQDGIMKVLRGETTMEEVLRVIQD
- a CDS encoding ATPase, T2SS/T4P/T4SS family, giving the protein MEVPSIFLNRILAEAAKRRASSLHFSVGSQPIARIDDKLIPLEKESILTSELLNKIIGSFVGEDEAKRLQEEREIVVVKNFAGDFRFRVNIFYQKDLPTISFNYIPAVTRSLEDLKLPAAFKEKINLNSGLLIVAGPNGSGKTSTVAAFIEDLNQREKKYVITLEDPIEYLFLNKKSVIEQRQIGRDVKSYTAGLKHCLDEDVDLVYVDEMKKEFAAAIPLVLQLAAGNSLVLLEMNAVNSIRVIEKILDAARTTISPEAARFSLADVLVGIVTQKLIPRLGGGLALASEVLIINPAIKSLIREGKIYQTESIIQTSREEGMISMEKSIDDLLKKGEVSQEEAKKIKPNI
- a CDS encoding prepilin-type N-terminal cleavage/methylation domain-containing protein, which gives rise to MKQKKLSKWFTSAPKFGLAPHKGRGFTLIELLVVISIIGILASFSVVSLNSARVKARDAKRKADMTQMRIAIYLYYDDNLEYPKCGTWDEGAEDFGATVGCYSGTLSDSLISQSKPYMSELPVDPKNEGIYTYRYVSNAGGSQYVLAYNVEESAQVQIIRGW
- a CDS encoding type II secretion system F family protein, with the protein product MAIFKFKALNSEGKKVDGLIDAANEKFAAETLQERGLSIISIKKHSEGRRESRFLSVLDRVKTKDLVIFSRQFSVMISANVALVQALRILIEQTENITLKMIVSEMADEVDGGLRLSDSLAKRPKIFSDFYINVVKSGETSGKLDEVLNYLADEMEKDYDMTSKIRGAMIYPIFVLVGLGVVGVVMMVFVVPKLTGILSETGATLPLVTRILIGTSDFLAAYWWLLAVVLVILAIGLRFYVKTSRGKKQFDFFRLKVPIFGKLFQRIYLVRFTRSMNTLITGGVTITKSLKITSEVVGNEIYKDLIEKTSQAVEAGDSISGVFAESEEIPKMVSQMMAIGEKTGKLDIILARITDFYTREINNVVANLMTLMEPIIMIIMGIAVGIMVAAIILPMYNLASQF